A stretch of DNA from Acanthochromis polyacanthus isolate Apoly-LR-REF ecotype Palm Island chromosome 21, KAUST_Apoly_ChrSc, whole genome shotgun sequence:
ACACTGTGTTTGAAAGGCATAGGACGAATAACAATTATTAATATcaaactgtttcatttttgcttgtataaaacaacaaaatgacaaggaAAAGAATAACCAATAGGACAAAGTGCTAGAAATGAGTGACAGTACACCAACATCTAAAATGTCCATACAGCCACAGGGTCACTGGCAGACCATTTATGCTGGTTTTAGCTATATTTTCAAAACTAGAAGACAATATCTTTCTGATGAAGTCTCATACATAATATTTACGTTACAAAATAGGCATACATGTATTTAAAGGTATTGGGTGTTAACAGTTTAACCCTTTCTAAGCCTCCTGTGCACATCTGGTCTAAAAATGCAACCTGCCGCCATTTTCAGAAGGTTGTATGTTAAATGGGTGAAGCTCTGCAgtgcttcatttttgttgcatccaaTCTGGATTATCATTGAGAATTTGTAAAACAGGCTCTTTTACAGCAATATCCGTGACTCATTGGTTTAAGGCTGTTATTTATCTCTAATTTACCGTTTTGCTTTGGAAGTGTCAACAGTGGCTGACAGAATGACCACCTGGCTCATAAGCTAGCAGTCCTCCAACCAGCTGACGCTAGCAGCAACTAAAAGGGGGTGGACAAATGGTTGAAATGTTCAGCTTGTTACGACAAGTGGTCATCAAACCTGACCAATTTGAAATAGATATTGACAGATcaatcaaattaaaataataatcagaTTTTCTGGTGTAACTGTCTCACTCTCAGCATGGACAAAGATGGCACTATGACCATCGACTGGAATGAATGGCGCGATCACTTCCTCTTCAACCCTCTCCACAACATGGAGGAAATTGTTCACCACTGGAAACACTCCCATGTAAGTCACTGTTTCCATCGATGGTACAGCTAATGATAACTGTAACAACCTGaccacatttacatttttgcacatCTGAGAACAGAAACAGTACTATTtcacaaaacataacaaaacacaacaggaaaggacaggtagactgactacatACAAACTACCCTGTGTTGATCTATAACTTAAATTGCAAAGATAGATATAGATTGCATGGTACTTGATTTGTTGACAGTACTGGTAAAAAATGCATAGCTTGGCAGTATAGTACATACACTGGGGTAGTTTGGCCTTTAATTACTCCTGTTGTTGTAGATGTTTGACATTGGGGAACATCTGACAGTACCAGATGAGTTCTCAGAGCGGGAGCGGCGATCAGGCCTGGTGTGGAGGCAGCTGGTTGCTGGAGCCATGGCGGGGGCGGTCTCCCGGACAGGAACCGCTCCTCTGGACCGCCTCAAAGTCTTTCTGCAGGTGTGTTATATAGGTTATCTCACTGTTTCTCCACTGATACCTACCTTGCAAGGCAGCTCCAGGTTTCCACTTTCCAACGGCGGACTTCTCAATTGGAACTGTGGAATGAACCATCTACCATGTCAAAGCACCGATACATAGTTAGAAATCAGTGTTATAAGCTCAAGTATAGTGGTGAGATTTACCATTTAATGCTaggatatttattttaatatgtttttcatTCTCAAAGTTTAATCTTGCTATTTAAATCCTTTGAGAAACAGCTATGTACAGTGAATGAACTGCGAGATATCTGCAGTAACAATGACTGTAACAGTTCCACATCAGCTGAATCAGTGCAATGTTGTGGCAGCATCTGCCTGTGGCTGTCATTTAAAATCTGACTCTGTCCTTCACATACTGCACTGATATTAAGTTACACTcactgacagaaataaaacaaagcacTTGGGAGGCAGTTTGGGTGAGCAACTAGAGCGCTCTCAACCAAAAGAAGTGCTTCGACTGTGTTACCATTCAGGCAGTTAATAGAGAAATGACTGATAATGATCAGCTGCACTTTTACTTTGCTGGAGAATTCTACAAGATACAGTACCGTTATGCAAAACCAAGAAAAATGGTAGCcagctgaaacaaacaaaccaaaccaaatcaTTAGCTGCATTAGCTGATGTCCAATTCAGCCAAAGATAGTCAGTCTGTAACAATTATCTCATCACAAATGAGAACGAGAGGTTACACACTCCGAAATTTATTTGATACTGCGTTTGGACCCATAAAGGAAAACCTCTTCCTTTGTACTGGTGTTTTGTCTGCATCTGTACTCGAGTCCTACCTTCCATCCAACCTGAAGTAACAGTTCAAACATAGCAAAGGTGGTAATAAGATGACTGACCTGCCAATGTTTGTGTCTCCAGGTACACGGCTCTTCTTCTCGGGGGATTAACCTGTGGTCCGGACTTAGGAATATGGTCCAGGAAGGAGGCGTCTTTTCACTCTGGAGGGGCAATGGTATCAATGTCCTAAAGATTGCCCCTGAATCTGCCATTAAGTTTATGGCCTATGAACAGGTTGGTGTACTCTAATCAGTCCGTGACaaagtgaaaatctgtccattaGCCTCCTaagtatgtacacacgtggacaaaattgttggtacccctcagttaaagaaggaaaaacccacaattctcactgaaatcacttgaaactcacaaaagtaacaataaataaaaatttattgaaaattaaataatcaaaaacagccattacttttgaattgttgattaacataattatttaaaaaaacaaactaatgaaacaggcctggacaaaaatgatggtacctctacaaaagattgaaaactatttgaccagagtgacatgattaactcaggtgtgtcatttaattgacatcacaggtgtttccaaactcataatcagtcagtctgcctatttaaagggagacaagtagtcaccctgctgtttggtgaaaaggtgtgtaccacactgaacatggacaacagaaagcgaaggagagaattgtcccaggacatccgaaaaaaaattatagacaaacatcttaaaggtaaaggctataagaccatctctaaacagcttgaagttcctgtgacaacagtggctcatattattcagaagttcaagacccacaggacagtagccaacctccctggacgtggccgcaagaggaaaattgatgacaaattgaagagacggatcgttggaattgtatccaaagagcccagagcaacctccaaagaaattaaaggtgaactccaaggccaaggtacatcagtgtcagatcgcaccattcgtcgttgtttgagccaaagtggacttcatgggagacgaccaaggaggacaccactgctgaaaaaaactcataaaaaagcgagactggaatttgcaaaaatgcatgttgacaagccacaaagcttctgggagaaagtcctttggacagatgagaccaaactggagctttttggtaaggcacatcaactctatgttcatagactcaaaaaccaagcatacaaagaaaagaacactgtccctacggtgaaacatggaggaggctcagtaatgttttggggctgctttgctgcatctgacacagggtgtcttgaaagtgtgcaaggtacgatgaaatctgaagactatcaaggcattctggagagaaatgtgctgcctcgtgtcagaaagcttggtctcagtcgcaggtcatgggtcttccaacaggacaacgatccaaaacacacagccaaaaacacccaagaatggctgagagaaaagcgttggactattctaaagtggccttctatgagcccagatctgaatcccattgaacatatgtggaaggagctgaaacatgccatttggagaagacacccatcaaacctgagacaactggagctgtttgctcatgaggagtgggccaaaatacctgttgacagctgcagaacgctcactgacaaatacagaaatcgtttaattgcagtgattgcctcaaaaggttgtgcaacaaaatattaagttatgggtaccatcatttttgtccagccctatttcattagtttgttttttgaaataattatgttaatcaacaattcaaaagtgatggctgattttgattatttaattttcaataaatttttatttattgttacttttgtgagtttcaagtgatttcagtgagaattgtgggtttttccttctttaactgaggggtaccaacaattttgtccacgtgtgtacttaaatagaaaagaaaaaggaaataatTGTTGATTCAAAGGAAGACCTAATGACTCTAAATAATGTTATGAAATTCTGCATTGTTTtcatatataatataaaaatgaaatacaatatCGTATTGCACTACTACAACTCTTCTGTACCCTCATGCCTACGCTTTTTAATGTTCATTACTCTTATTACTGTAGATCAAGTGGCTGATCCGGGGCAGTAAAGAGGGTGGCAGTTTAAGGGTACAAGAGAGGTTCATTGCTGGTTCTCTGGCTGGAGCAACTGCCCAGACCATCATCTACCCCATGGAGGTCAGTTTCAAATTAGTGTTGATTTATCAGCCATCcctttttatgaatattttggGAGCACATCCCCCAAATGCTTGATCAGATTGGGATCTGGGCAATTTAAAAGGCCATGTCAGCACTTTCAACTCTTTGTCACATTCCTCAAACAGGTCCTGAATGTTTGCAGTGTGGCAGGGAGCATTATCCTGAATAAAAGAGGCCACTGCCATCAATATGCAGTCTGTATATGGTCTGCAATGTGTAGCACCCAcccaaacatccacatgaatgcaggacccaaggtttcccagtagAACATTTTGGAGGTCATGTCTCCATTGGGTTGCCTTCTTGGGTTGTGATTCATTAGACTAGGCTACTCTCTTCTGTTCCTCCAATGGCCCCAGCTAAGATACTCACATTATTGCAGGTGTTTTCAGAGGTGGGCAGGGCTCAGTATGGAAAGTATTGCTAGTCTGCAGCTCTGCAAAGCCCCACGTGAAGCAAACAATGATACACTATGTGCTCTGACACTTTCCTTTCATAGCAGTGTAAAGGTTTCCAGCATTTTGTGAAGAAGTCATCTAGCCATCATAATACAGCACTTGTCAATGTCCCTCAGCTCCTTAAGTACTCCATTTTCCGTCTTCCAACACATTTCACAACTGAATATTCACTTGCTGCCCACGGTATCCCACCACCACATGAGCCACTGTAACAAGATAGAAGTTGTTCACTTTATTGTTGAGAGGTAAGGGGTTAATTTAGGCATCTGTAGGTTTACTGAGCATGCCCAGCAGGGAACTTCTTGGGATTTCTTAGACAAAGGTAAAGGATGTGGGTAAGCATAGGAATGTCTGGGAAAACTTGCTTACCCTGCCGCTGACATAAACTGCTAGCCTacccacgctagacaacccacggcaacgaatttaattctctgccagagtgggtctagttaccctcggtaagcctcgaggttggatgctcctaaaactggccgacaaatcaccatgaagtatagagtcagaaggcgggcgtaactaagtgacgacagaggcgcgacgattctgacagaaacaaccggaaacaactagcctagtcccgctagacaacccacggcaatgaatttaattgtCTGCCAGGgccgacaacagtcgttgagctccattagcaccgactctgaataatctttctgttaacatgtctgtaatatacttgagcttcacccattgactgtataaataaggcttcaccgaactaccgcgtcctctgatttccggcgctctatgaactacgtcagcctattcgttgcgctgattggttgtatacctacccaactgctgcagagtgatttgaaagacaaccttttagcccgcctccctccctgtcgagcgttcctagaccgttgtgtcttcagacctgggtctagcgtggctaggctaataaACTACCATAGATTGATGAAAATTACCTCTTGATGCCATTTTTCTTCCTATTGAATGCTACAAAGACTTGTTCTGAGactggttttgtttcctttgtccAGTTGCCAGTTTTGCCCCATTCCTACAACTCCCCAATAAATTCTCTTAATTCCCTCTTCTGTTGTCCTCCTGGGCTGGGTAGGTGCTGAAAACTCGTCTTACATTAAGGAAGACGGGGCAATACTCAGGTATGGCTGACTGCGCTAAACAGATCCTGAAGACGGAGGGCGTCCGAGCTTTTTACCGAGGCTACCTACCAAATACACTGGGCATCATTCCTTATGCTGGCATCGACTTGGCTGTGTATGAGGTATGTATGCATTGTGCACATGTGTATAGTGTACAGCAGAGGTGAATACACCCCTGTGTAATATCACAAAGATGCCAAATAATTCAAAATTGTATCAACTTGTGATCGTTGTTAGTGGTAGTATAATGGCTCGTTCTAACCCTCCTGAttactgcaggtttttgttttttactctcatttgtttcctctttctttctttcccactTACTCTTTATAATTCTCTTTTCCTCGACTCTACTCATGTCTGAAGACCCTGAAGAACGCCTGGCTCCAGAGGTACTGTGTAGATTCTGCAGACCCAGGTGTTCTGGTCCTGCTTGGCTGTGGTACTGTGTCCAGCACCTGTGGCCAGCTGGCATCTTATCCCCTCGCTCTCATACGGACACGCATGCAAGCACAAGGTGAAATATGCTTGAGATCCAGTAGAAATGTACTGAACCAGTGGAAGTACAATAATCTAATCTGCTTCGTATCCCTATAACCGCCATCATTCCTCTTCTTTCAGCCATCACTGAGGGTAAACCCAAGCTGACCATGGTGGGCCAGTTCAAATATATCATATCTCATGAAGGTGTACCGGGCCTTTACCGAGGCATCACCCCCAACTTTCTTAAAgtcattcctgctgtcagcatctCGTATGTGGTCTATGAGCACATGAAGAAGGTCCTCGGAGTGGGATACTAGACTGAGACAACTAAGACGGACAAAAACAACCAGTGAAAGCAAACGAACATTGTGCTTgaaggaagaagcagaagagaGGTGAGGATAAAGCTCCTCAGACCtctgaagaaacaaaacagagaggaaTATTTTCTATTTGTAGTGTAATTAATCTAAAGCACACAGGCAAACATGAACTTTGATGTTGCTGATAATACCTGATAACGTTTGATAGAGGGTCACATAATGTTGAGAGATACCAGGGTTAAAATTCATCCGACAACTTTAAGAACAAGAAAGCCCAGCGTAAAGTATGGAAAACACAAGACTATGGCATGCCGTTTCAAAATTTAATAGCTGAGTCTGACTATCTTGAATTAAAACCTCTGAATTTAAGatagttttttaaattaagtaaTTTTGTCTATTTAAAACCACACAGATATAGCTGTAATTCAGCTTGGAGTTGTCAGAATAATAGTGGCAGATATCTCAAATGTCATTATGACTAGTCTGAATTGTTCTGCATGATGCTCCTCATGTGAGACTTCCAATTTAATATTGGTCCAGCAACACAGTTTAATATCAATGTATTTTTTGGTCCTAAAATGCTTACAATCATCAGTTAAATTGAATTTAGTAGAAGCAGCAAGGAGAACTCCTAGTCTCTTGGACCAGCTGTTGGCAATTGCTGTCTCAATGAATTATATTTAGACAGCAatccaacttttttttccagcttatTTCTATGGCTGCTCACGTAACCATGACTACCACAGAAAATACACCAAGTACAAATACAGGAGCAAAATTTTCTGGTTGATGTTCCCTGTATTATGCAACCCTGCACCAGCAGTGGACACACAATGATGAGTTAAAACATAATAACCACCTGCTTATTATACAGTTGGTTCTTCTCATGCAGCCAAAAAGGCATGGATTCCAGGTgtcaagatgttagcagcagatcctacAAGTCCAGGAAGTTGTGAGTTGGAGCTCTCACGACTGACGCACCCTACACATTAGCACTGGTCCTCCACCCTAGTAATATAGCCGTAACGATTTAGCCCATCTCTCACATCCAACAAGATGACTCCCTTACCATCCAGTTCAGCCCAGACCTTGAGATGCACTGTTGTTGTGAGATAAACGGTGTTATTCTCCTCAACTCAACAGTCTCTTCAGCTCTTCAGCAGTTTGTAAAAGAGATGGGGCTCCTGAGCTACAGAAACCAAATCTCAAACAGTACGAAGACATTGCTCTAAATTGCTTTATAAGCAGCCCTAAACGTCCAAGTCCTCTTTGTCGAATATGTTCTGGTGAGATGAAATATTTCCAGTAGAAGGCCTCAGGTATTTTGCATAATGCGATCTCCTTGTTTCCTGTGGTCATTGCAGTTGAGCATGATATAATAGTCCTCTAACAATATTATACATTTTCAGGTCAACAGGAGTGAAGCCAGTGGCACTAAACCAGCAACTGATGGAAATGCTGCTTAATGTCAGAGTCCCTGTACATATACAGTGTGACATTGCATTCATGTTAGTACCCCAAAACAAGCGCATCTAAGGCATCTACTCAATGGACTTTTCTAGACAATCTTTTAATGTGCTACAGAAATATTGCACTGTTTGTTTGAGAGTCCAGCTCGTTGCTGCCTCTATCTAACCTGCAGTGTATACcatgattttaaaaagcactgAGAAGTGAAATTAGCCCAAGAGGTGTTAGGTGCTTGGACAGGAAGACATCGGAGTTGAGGGTTGAAGAGGCACTCCTTGatgaataaaatgttctgtCCAAATAGTTAAAAGGCTCTGGATGCTCATGATATGAGGTGAAAGTAGTCTCTATGAAGTGGCTTTCCAGTGTAGAAACTTAGACTAGGTATGAGGTGATTGACCTGGTGCAGGAACAATTTCAGCTGTGTTATTTCAGTTGcacctaatgaggattaaatggtgtGTAgccaatggatggatggatcgatTTCAGTTGTAGTGTAGGATCCAGCAACTTTGAACGCAACATTAACTCTGAACAATGATGATACAATGAGAAATAGCAGTTAACAGATGCTCAGTTCTATGAGCACATGACTAATGGAGGTCTGTTTTGTTAGTCAATATGGTAAAGTTACATTGAAGATGGTGGTGTTAGAAAACAGAGTGCTGCTACTTTATGAGGACATGGAGAAGGCAGAATAAATGGCACTTGTTGTTCTCTCTGAGTTTAACAAATGAGTGTTTGTATTTTCCAAGGGTAACCAATCAGCTTCAAGACCTGAACAGCAGTTTTTCAGGGCCACTCTGTAGTGgttatttttctctctcctaGAAACAACCCTGAAAAAGATTCTACAGGGATGGGTCTCATGCTCAGAGCATGCTCTGGAGCTCATAGAAAATGGATCATAGTGACTGGAAAGGTGCACCTAATTAAAAATATTGTGTGTGGACTGCCTGCCCATTGCTGTAATCCATCAATGTTTAGCTCCATCTGCTGACAGAAAGTAACTATTACTTTTCTgttaatgaaaacagaaaaaaaactaataaggGGCTGTCCAAGAAATTCAAAGAGGTAATTGGGGTCAGTATagaattttgaaaatattttgaaaatattagtCTGTCCATGCTTTCTCCTGTTACGACCTTGTCACATACAATCCGTatgtacaaaaaaagaagaagaagatggaacAACTTGTAAGATTGActtctgaaataaaataaatgcatggaaCAGAAATATTAAGAATGCTTAGAGCAACTAAAAGCCACTGAAAACATAAATAACGAGCGTGGTACTTCAGGATCAGTACCGTCagagcttaaaaaaaacaggagtaAAGATGTGGCTGCTGTGATTGGCTATCACCAATGTTTGCCACCATGGAATGAGAAGCCTGCTTTTTCTGTGAGCATTACTGTATAATATTTTCTATACTTTCTTCCCAGGACACTGGAAATTAGCCTAAACAGCTTCACCGCAAGGGTCTGAATATGAGGGAGGAATTAACTGCAATTTCaggagactgaaaatgatggaTATCTGTGCatgattgttctttttttaaaatcatatttagGTTTATCTTAAATTTAAGCAGCACAAAAATGTTCTATAGTAGTTCATTATTACAACAGCTGCATGTAAAGTATGAGGACAGTGGTGTTACACTACGACTGAATGTCAAAACTTGCATTGTAGGCATAGACATGCTGTATATTATCTATAGTATTTTGCTTATGAATGCCTATATCTCTATTCAGTTTTCTCCCTTGCAAGCGTACTTGAAATAATGAATGCTTGTTGCCACTGGGGCCTTGCAAGGATGATGACATataatatttttaaagcatGAGTGCatgttttgaagcattttgtgAACCAGCTAGCGCCACTGCGTGAGGACtgctttgtcttttcttttacaagcttttttactcaaaaatgacagaactgCTGCAGTGTAAGTTTGATAACGAACATAAAGAGCTTTCTAGTTTTGATAAATCATCTGTGTCATTTGAATGTGTATAGGAACTTTACATGACATTAAATCTGTGACACTGTACTCTGAAGAGGGCTTTGTTGTGACATGAAAATGGCGTGTCAACAGCACATAACTGTTTCACCTTTGTAAAGAGGCAACAAGGTGGATTTTCACATCTTTAAAGTCGCCAACAAGCAAATAGTAATTTACATATTCAGAGGAGCAACATTGGCAAATATTTAAAGCAGTGTTTGTGTCTGCCTGATGATTACCAGTCATGCTTTAGCCTCCTCCAACTCCTTAAGGGGTTGCTCATTCTATTTTAACTGTGAACATCCGCTGAGCTCATGGACTGgatataaaatatgaaaaatgttgTGAAGCCTTGAATCTGGAATTTTACCTTCaccatcttggtcttttgaagTGCACTATACCCGCTTTATTGTTACTTGTCCTCTAAATGAGACCCTTATTGACTAAATAGATCATACTTTATTAAAGGAGACTTGAAAGAGACTGTGAACTCATTAGCAAAATGTTTACTTTGGGAAACAAACGACATATGAAATGCATTAACTTTCTTATAGACTTAtaggtcagtatataattgcgggacttttggTAACATAGCTGACAAGTATTATAGTTggcattttgttattttccttataaaatttgatatattgccaaaaaagaaagttcTGTCATGATTGTCTCAACTTAATataaagaacacaatcaaaacaatttttgaataagctcatgttattattattttgctaattagaaagtggttgttattaaattcagatggatatttagttgacattttagtgatatccagtcattttgtaTTAATAAGCAATTGTTTCCATAGAAATTTTttatagaatttgtaaagacgtgatcataatgaatataaaaaataaatatatattttttacatttaataaaaatggatgcaagatatatcccatggacttaaAAAGTCTCTCAATTATAGATTGACCTTTATACAATCAGACTTCTATTTGCAGTCAGAGgtgtctcccccttctggccATTCCTGAAAATATACAGGTATATGGCACTGAAGGCTTTACTTTTAGAGCTAGATCTTTAATACACAGTCTATTAATGAGTTCCAGTAAACTGTCATCAACAACATGTGTCGCATCCCAAGTATGTTcatttaatttgactttaaacTGAATGTGACTGAACattgttaattaaaaaaagtatATAAAAGTCAATATTCTTCCTACATTTTGTCATACAATTGAAGAATCAGTGTTTATGTCACTTGATAGTTTGTATTCAGCCAACATTTACAGGAATAACATGGATTATTACAACCATTACAACCATTCCTTGACAGTCTACGTCCTTGATACTTTTACCTCCTCCCCACGCTGCCTCCGCCTGCTCTCGTCCACTTTTTAGGCGCAGTTCACTTCGAAGGAGcctaaaattatttaatatataaaaacatCCGCTGTCGTCATCAGTTGCTCTCTGATTAGCCAGTCCTGTGACAGAATGTGACGTCGGCTCCGCCAGCGTGGAACGTGCGGCTGGTCCAGGAAGTAAACTGTCCGGCTCGGTGTTGCGGGATACGGAGCAGGAACAGTAAATACGTGTCAAAGTCAACATTTCAACACGCATTCCC
This window harbors:
- the LOC110961206 gene encoding calcium-binding mitochondrial carrier protein SCaMC-3-like, whose amino-acid sequence is MGEDEEQSCASSRRRGHEENGENGASLDPDRQRTYTELFEQLDLNKDGRVDISELRAGLAARGLHRGEAEEIVLESDINHDGLLDFQEFSQYLRAHEKRLWLMFHSLDRNNDGRIDVGEIQHSLRKLGVDVTMEQASRVLQSMDKDGTMTIDWNEWRDHFLFNPLHNMEEIVHHWKHSHMFDIGEHLTVPDEFSERERRSGLVWRQLVAGAMAGAVSRTGTAPLDRLKVFLQVHGSSSRGINLWSGLRNMVQEGGVFSLWRGNGINVLKIAPESAIKFMAYEQIKWLIRGSKEGGSLRVQERFIAGSLAGATAQTIIYPMEVLKTRLTLRKTGQYSGMADCAKQILKTEGVRAFYRGYLPNTLGIIPYAGIDLAVYETLKNAWLQRYCVDSADPGVLVLLGCGTVSSTCGQLASYPLALIRTRMQAQAITEGKPKLTMVGQFKYIISHEGVPGLYRGITPNFLKVIPAVSISYVVYEHMKKVLGVGY